The genomic window ATGGATCGAGACTCGGCGGACCACCTCCTTCTCTTCAACGGCCAGAGGCCCACGGATGGCTCCAGCCCTAACCAGCCCCATAAGACGGCCACCTCCTACCAGGCTCCCCTAGTGCAGTGTACAGGGGCCGACCAGGGGCCAACGGATTGGGGGAGGGAAGCCGACCAGCTCCATAGGCTGGGGAGTAGCTGCTGCAAACAGGGAGAAAGAGGTGGCATGCTGGATGTGGTCAAAGTACTGCTTATTGCAGCTATACCCGTTCTGTATCTCAGCTAGGGTTAGCAGTGGCTGAATGTTGTGGAGCAGCACTGACTGTGCATTGGACTTTTAGATTCTTAATACAGTGTATGTAATTAATGTTGAGTTGCTACATTCTCATTGTGTCGTGTTCAGTAGGCATGAAACACTATGACAGGTGAAACGATGATCTACTGTACTAAAAATGCTTGTTTTCGTACGGTGTGCGCTAATGAACACGGCCCAACACAAGTTGTCTATGGCCGTGATTCAATCCAATCACGCTTTGTCGACAATGCCATTTAAAAGTAATTTCGATTGAGCCGACATGGGACATCCTAATAACACGCCACTTCGATACAAGTGACTTTTCaggtttctcgctctctctccttgccATATTACTGGTTTCTTCCTTTCTCTGTGTAGGTAGTCATGATGGTTGTCAATATTCAAGCTTGTGGATTTGAAACTAAacttaattctcctaacctactacaAAAAAAGTTGGTGGCGTGTTTTTAAGGAATGtcgagccgacatatgcagcacTTACCGTGAACATTGCCTTTACAAGCCCCATGGGGTTGAACCTCAGCCTATGCATCATGCTCCATGCAGCTCTCTCCAATGACATTCACATGGCGTTTGCAATTGGAGTTAAAAGGAATGGAGGACACCAAACACAAATGGAATCGAGCCTCACTCTTCCTCAAAGACAAAAGATGCACAAAGATGACAAACTGCcacaaaaataatgttaaacattttatttcaatGTTAAATACCATGGGACAGGACTGCAAGAACAGAGAGATCTTTTCAGTCAATGTTTGCCTCACGAGGGATATATATATAACTTGtgtaaagaaaaagaaaaaatctAGAAAGAAATTTAATAATTATGTGTGTGTCAGTAGGAAACAGGAAATGTCCATGGAAGGAGACACCTATATTCCCAGCATACTGTATTGTTTCACATTCCTCAAGAAAAATTAAGGATTTAAGAATTCAGTGAACATTTAAATGTAAGAGGCCATCCAGCAACATTTAGCAGTCTTTTGCTTGGAAGGCCCCCCCCATCCCATTTTATTAAAATGATTAAAATAACATACAAGACACTGAACATTCCAACTCTTATTAAAACCACAGAAAGAGAACTCATTAGAATTGTTCAACCAAAGTCTTGAACCCAGTACCCCGACTCGCCTGTTATCGATGCTCTAACAAGTGTAAAATTTGAGTTAAGAAAACCTCCCTCTCCTGATGCctcaccccccaaaaaaagaacAGAACATCTGAACAGAACCCCCCAAGAAAACCCCAGAGAAAGCTCATTCCTCTCTGTTTTTCCCCACATGTGTACTAACCGTGTGAGATTGTAAAAGGCGAGGCCAGTTTATGATTCGGGTACACAGAACATATGTACGTACGCAGTGAGCTGACACTATCACTGATAATGGCAGGTCAACGATAACACACACTTTAACCTTGAGGGTCTTGGGAGACAAATGAGAGCCTATGCCGGCccactttccttctctctcgcccACCCCCTCCCCACCCCTACAAGACGAACTTCCCTAGGAAGAATCCGATGAAGATAGCTGCTATGACGACCATTAGCGAGGGGAGGGAGCTGGAAGAGTGCTGTTTGCTCATCATGGCGCCCGAGCCGGTGACCATGTCGTCTGACCGGAGGGACTTCCTCATCCTCAGGCCCTCGTCCTGAGAGGAAGATAAACACATCCTTCTTTACCACAGCCAAAGCCCCAGGCCAATATCATCTTACAAGAACATTAGTCTCCATGCCTTGAGGATATAATACCTTTTATCACCAATATATTATACTATCCTAATATCCCACCAACCCTAGACATCACACAACCTATGACCATACCTTGAGTTGTCTGTTCTCGTCTGAGAGTTTGCCCACATCGTACTGCAGCCTCTTGCACTCAGCCATCAATTTCTTCATCTCAGAGTCATCCATGGACGCGCTGCTGGGCCTTGGCCCCGACGTGCCATCTGCTTTGGAGTTGAGGACGGGGGCAGCTTTGGTTGCATCGACATCATTCTGGAGGCAGCCAAAGTGAAAAAATACAAAAGTGACCAGGAACCTAGTTTCCCTCCCGACATTGCTGTACATGCCAACCAAATAAACTAAACACGCTTTTGAGTAGACCAAATGTCATAAAACCGTTACATCGATGgaaatatatttttgaaaactTCAATTTGTTTGAAATTAGTATGAAGAGGTGATACATTTTCATTAGGGGCCTAATGGCAAAATGACAGTTATAACCATTATTCAACATTACATTGTTACAAAGCTACAACCATACCTGTACAGCATACTTAGCACTGATCAGACAACTATTCTACTACAATCAGAATTTACACTAGAAGAGCGGTGACCACCTACAGTGAGTAAACTACACTTCCCAATCTACCCCTGAACAGCCACTTCCTGCTCTGCCACAAACCTTCCACTGCCTGCCTCTCACTGAGCTGGGTGCTGACATGAACTCTGGGAGATCGCTGGAGTCGTAGCGGGCTGCCAGGTGGTGCCAGCTGCACAGGGGAGTGCGGTACTCTCCGGGGGTGGGGGCTGCCCTGTCCCCCAGGTGCCTGGCGCTGAGCTTGGGGGTCTGCCCAGGAGTGGTGAATGCCATGATGCTACCACGGGTTTCCCTGGCACTACCGCTAGGCTATCGCACGAGGGGAAGCACATGCAGCATGCATGATCATAGATATATAGAGGTCATGTCTTTAACTTTGGGGTGTTCAGTGGTTCTCAATTGCTGCTTTGGTTGTAGGGCAAAACATTATACACTGCTATAAATGACTGTGTTGAACCAACAAAACTGACCTGTCACCATTAGGAACAAGTTGTAATTGTTACATGATGTGAGTGTTTCAGAtgtgaccatagagagctgtgaGGTAGAAATGCTTGTTATTACAGTTTATCCACACAAAAATCCACAAGATCGCATATCGGCAACAATCATATGACTGTACCTACATAAAATGCAGAGAAAGGAACAAACAGCAGTAAGGAGAGCGAAAGCCATGTAGACTCTGAGAGAATGTGAAAAAGATGCATTGACAGACAACACTGAACTGTGGCTGTGACAAAAGTACAACATTGGACGTATAACACCAGAACCCTGGAAGGCCGCTGATAGTGTACTACTGTACACACTACTTACCATTTTATCATTTTCAGAGGGCAGTTCGAACACACATCTCAGCTTGGAGTCCATCAGATCATCTGGCTTCGCATCTTTCCACTGTGGCGATTCAACATGTACAAGATAAGGTAAACATAGATGGATTAATTGATCACAGGGACCGCTGATGGAATAACAATAAACATGCAACACAGGCTGTGTAATATACTATGGAGCAGGCTGTGTAATATACTATTTGCTGCCCTCTGCTGGAGAaatgacaaaaatatatttaaatacagTAATGAAATCTGTGGATCAACAAAAGCAGGTTTTCCATTGATGACATAGCCACTAGAATAAAGCACAAAATGTAATTAGTAGTAATGTAGACAGGAAAACTTACCACTGCGTCCATGTCTGTAGCAGTGGATGGTGCAAAGATTGTCTGTACCATGAATTTGTGTTTACTTTTTTCATTGGGGT from Oncorhynchus mykiss isolate Arlee chromosome 15, USDA_OmykA_1.1, whole genome shotgun sequence includes these protein-coding regions:
- the LOC110489747 gene encoding vesicle-associated membrane protein-associated protein A, which translates into the protein MSKLEQVLDLEPPYDLKFKGPFTEVVTTNLKLKNPSDRKVCFKVKTTAPRRYCVRPNSGMIESGATVTVSVMLQPFEYDPNEKSKHKFMVQTIFAPSTATDMDAVWKDAKPDDLMDSKLRCVFELPSENDKMNDVDATKAAPVLNSKADGTSGPRPSSASMDDSEMKKLMAECKRLQYDVGKLSDENRQLKDEGLRMRKSLRSDDMVTGSGAMMSKQHSSSSLPSLMVVIAAIFIGFFLGKFVL